One region of Miscanthus floridulus cultivar M001 chromosome 19, ASM1932011v1, whole genome shotgun sequence genomic DNA includes:
- the LOC136525208 gene encoding DNA-directed RNA polymerase III subunit 2-like isoform X1, with protein sequence MPLPTYHSVAAPVRKPVDKFALLPAFLKVRGLVKEHIDSFNYFVDKGIKKIVEANNRIEARNDPSIYLRYLDVRVGMPSIYENCNVESITPHLCRLTDRTYSAPIEVDIQYTVGKQHIVKRRDKFIIGYMPIMLRSCACILNEMDEAELAKYGECPLDPGGYFVVKGTEKVILIQEQLSKNRIIVDTDSKGRVIASVTSSTHAIKSKTVILMDKGKIYLQLNQFTKPIPIIVVMKAMGMESDQETVQMVGRDPRYGDLLFPSIQECASERIYTRQQALQYMDEKVMYPGATNKKEGRSNSILHDVFIAHVPVKDGNLRPKCIYTAVMLRRMMDAILNSDTFDDKDYVGNKRFELSGQLISLLFEDLFKTMNSQAVERMNKNSDKTRSSPLDFSQLIMQDTITFGLERAISTGNWDIKRFRMHRKGVSQVLSRLSYMATLGYMTRITPQFEKTRKTSGPRALQPSQWGMLCPCDTPEGEACGLTKNLALLSHITTDQEEGPLIDLCYSLGVEDLLFLSSEEIHAPGSFLVMLNGLILGKHKDPQRLVIDLRNLRRSNVIGEFVSIFINEKQRCVHIASDGGRVCRPLIIADMGISRIDETHMAKLRDGIYDFDDFLSGGLIEYLDVNEENNALIALYEHMDQDDVERSSITHIEIEPLSILGVVSGLIPYPHHNQSPRNTYQCAMGKQAMGNIAYNQLFRADSLLYLLVYAQRPLLTTKTIELVGYDKLGAGQNATVAVMGYSGYDIEDAIVMNKSSLDRGFGRCIALKKYTVLKDNYVDGVSDRIVKPQRDKDGVLMKQNMRALDDDGIVAPGQIIRNHDIYVNKQTPMNTSKGIGRPLTDRCYKDSPAIYKGVDGETTVVDRVMLCSDTNDKLSIKCIIRHTRRPEVGDKFSSRHGQKGVCGTIIQQEDFPFSERGICPDLIMNPHGFPSRMTIGKMIELLGGKAGVSCGRFHYGSAFGEPSGNADNVADISSSLIKHGFSYGGKDFLYSGILGQPLEAYIFMGPIYYQKLKHMVLDKMHARASGPRVLLTRQPTEGRSRDGGLRLGEMERDCLIAYGASMLIFERLMLSSDPYQVQVCRKCGLLGYYNHKLKTSYCSMCKNGENMAKMRLPYACKLLFQELHAMNVVPRLKLTEV encoded by the exons ATGCCATTACCGACCTACCATTCGGTGGCAGCGCCGGTCAGGAAGCCTGTCGACAAGTTTGCTCTCCTCCCGGCCTTCCTCAAG GTTAGAGGGCTTGTGAAGGAGCACATTGACTCATTTAACTACTTTGTCGACAAAGGAATCAAGAAGATCGTTGAGGCAAACAATCGAATTGAAGCACGCAATGATCCATCCATTTACCTTAG GTATCTTGATGTGCGTGTTGGCATGCCCTCGATATATGAAAATTGTAACGTTGAATCTATCACACCACATCTTTGTCGCCTTACTGACCGCAC TTATTCTGCTCCTATAGAAGTTGATATCCAATACACTGTTGGAAAGCAGCATATAGTGAAAAGAAGG GATAAGTTTATCATTGGCTACATGCCTATTATGCTAAGAAGTTGTGCCTGTATTCTGAATGAAATGGATGAAGCTGAACTAGCAAAATATG GTGAGTGCCCTCTTGATCCTGGTGGCTACTTTGTTGTCAAAGGAACGGAGAAG GTCATTCTAATTCAAGAACAGCTATCAAAGAATCGTATTATTGTTGACACTGATAGCAAAGGAAG GGTGATCGCATCTGTTACCAGTAGCACACATGCAATAAAAAGCAAGACGGTGATTCTTATGGATAAGGGGAAGATTTATCTACAGCTGAATCAGTTCACCAAGCCA ATTCCTATTATAGTGGTGATGAAAGCGATGGGAATGGAAAGTGATCAGGAGACTGTACAAATGGTTGGCAGGGACCCAAGATACGGAGATCTCCTATTTCCATCTATTCAG GAATGTGCTTCAGAGAGAATATATACACGTCAGCAAGCCCTGCAGTACATGGACGAGAAG GTGATGTATCCTGGTGCCACAAATAAGAAG GAAGGTCGGTCAAACTCAATCCTCCATGATGTGTTTATTGCCCATGTGCCG GTTAAAGATGGGAACCTACGACCAAAGTGTATATACACTGCTGTAATGTTAAGGCGCATGATGGACGCAATCTTAAATTCTGACACCTTTGATGATAAG GATTATGTTGGAAATAAGAGATTTGAGCTATCTGGCCAACTAATATCTCTTCTTTTCGAG GATTTATTCAAAACAATGAATTCCCAAGCTGTGGAGCGCATGAATAAAAATAGTGACAAGACTCGCTCTAGTCCTTTGGATTTTAGCCAG TTGATAATGCAAGATACTATTACCTTTGGTTTGGAGAGGGCTATTTCCACAGGAAATTGGGATATTAAACGTTTTAGGATGCATAGGAAAGGTGTATCTCAG GTTCTTTCAAGGCTATCCTACATGGCAACTTTAGGCTACATGACGCGGATAACACCCCAATTTGAGAAGACTCGTAAAACAAGTGGTCCACGTGCTTTGCAGCCTAGTCAG TGGGGTATGCTTTGCCCATGTGATACTCCTGAAGGAGAAGCTTGTGGATTGACAAAAAATTTAGCTTTGCTTTCTCATATCACAACAGACCAAGAGGAGGGCCCACTGATAGATCTG TGTTATAGTCTAGGCGTGGAGGATTTATTGTTTCTATCGTCTGAAGAAATTCATGCGCCGGGTTCATTTTTGGTCATGCTCAATGGATTAATACTGGGGAAACACAAAGATCCTCAG AGGCTTGTTATTGATTTGAGGAATTTACGTCGATCTAACGTAATTGGCGAGTTTGTAAGCATTTTTATTAATGAGAAACAG CGTTGCGTTCACATTGCCTCTGATGGTGGCCGTGTTTGTCGCCCACTTATAATTGCTGATATGGGGatatcaagaatcgatgagactCACATGGCAAAACTGAGG GATGGAAtttatgattttgatgattttctGAGTGGTGGGCTGATTGAATATCTTGACGTCAATGAAGAGAACAATGCACTG ATTGCGTTGTATGAGCACATGGATCAAGATGATGTTGAAAGAAGCAGCATCACACACattgaaatagagccattgagtATCTTAGGGGTTGTATCTGGACTTATTCCATATCCACACCACAACCAATCTCCACGTAATACTTATCAG TGTGCAATGGGTAAGCAAGCGATGGGAAATATTGCATATAATCAG TTGTTCAGAGCAGATTCACTACTGTACTTACTAGTGTATGCACAACGTCCACTTCTAACGACGAAAACTATTGAGTTG GTGGGGTATGATAAACTTGGTGCTGGGCAGAACGCCACTGTTGCTGTCATGGGATATAGTGGTTATGATATTGAAGATGCAATTGTGATGAACAAGTCATCCCTTGATCGAGGGTTTGGCCGTTGCATAGCATTGAAAAA GTACACAGTTTTAAAGGACAACTATGTAGATGGTGTATCGGATAGGATTGTTAAACCCCAAAGAgataaagatggtgttttgatgAAGCAGAATATGAGA GCATTGGATGATGATGGAATTGTCGCACCTGGTCAAATTATTCGCAATCATGATATCTATGTGAACAAGCAAACTCCCATGAACACTTCAAAAGGTATAGGTAGGCCACTGACAGACAG GTGCTACAAGGACTCCCCTGCCATTTACAAAGGTGTTGATGGTGAGACTACTGTCGTAGATCGTGTAATGCTGTGCTCAGATACAAATGATAAGTTGTCCATTAAGTGTATTATTCGTCACACTAGAAGGCcagag GTTGGTGACAAATTCAGTAGCAGACATGGGCAGAAAGGTGTTTGTGGTACTATTATTCAGCAAGAAGACTTCCCCTTCTCTGAGAGAGGAATCTGTCCTGATTTAATCATGAATCCACATGGTTTCCCAAG TCGTATGACAATAGGTAAAATGATCGAACTTCTTGGTGGAAAGGCTGGTGTTTCTTGTGGTCGATTTCACTATGGCAGTGCATTTGGTGAGCCAAGTGGTAATGCTGACAATGTTGCAGACATAAG CTCTTCTCTAATTAAGCACGGCTTCAGCTATGGTGGAAAAGATTTCTTGTACTCAG GAATTCTTGGTCAGCCACTTGAGGCATACATCTTCATGGGGCCAATCTACTATCAGAAACTGAAGCACATG GTTCTTGATAAGATGCATGCTCGAGCTAGTGGACCACGGGTGTTACTGACCAGGCAACCAACTGAGGGGCGAAGCCGTGATGGAG GCTTGCGTCTTGGTGAAATGGAACGTGATTGTTTGATTGCATATGGTGCTAGCATGCTAATATTTGAACGGCTAATGTTGTCAAGTGATCCTTATCAAGTCCAG
- the LOC136525208 gene encoding DNA-directed RNA polymerase III subunit 2-like isoform X2, translating to MPIMLRSCACILNEMDEAELAKYGECPLDPGGYFVVKGTEKVILIQEQLSKNRIIVDTDSKGRVIASVTSSTHAIKSKTVILMDKGKIYLQLNQFTKPIPIIVVMKAMGMESDQETVQMVGRDPRYGDLLFPSIQECASERIYTRQQALQYMDEKVMYPGATNKKEGRSNSILHDVFIAHVPVKDGNLRPKCIYTAVMLRRMMDAILNSDTFDDKDYVGNKRFELSGQLISLLFEDLFKTMNSQAVERMNKNSDKTRSSPLDFSQLIMQDTITFGLERAISTGNWDIKRFRMHRKGVSQVLSRLSYMATLGYMTRITPQFEKTRKTSGPRALQPSQWGMLCPCDTPEGEACGLTKNLALLSHITTDQEEGPLIDLCYSLGVEDLLFLSSEEIHAPGSFLVMLNGLILGKHKDPQRLVIDLRNLRRSNVIGEFVSIFINEKQRCVHIASDGGRVCRPLIIADMGISRIDETHMAKLRDGIYDFDDFLSGGLIEYLDVNEENNALIALYEHMDQDDVERSSITHIEIEPLSILGVVSGLIPYPHHNQSPRNTYQCAMGKQAMGNIAYNQLFRADSLLYLLVYAQRPLLTTKTIELVGYDKLGAGQNATVAVMGYSGYDIEDAIVMNKSSLDRGFGRCIALKKYTVLKDNYVDGVSDRIVKPQRDKDGVLMKQNMRALDDDGIVAPGQIIRNHDIYVNKQTPMNTSKGIGRPLTDRCYKDSPAIYKGVDGETTVVDRVMLCSDTNDKLSIKCIIRHTRRPEVGDKFSSRHGQKGVCGTIIQQEDFPFSERGICPDLIMNPHGFPSRMTIGKMIELLGGKAGVSCGRFHYGSAFGEPSGNADNVADISSSLIKHGFSYGGKDFLYSGILGQPLEAYIFMGPIYYQKLKHMVLDKMHARASGPRVLLTRQPTEGRSRDGGLRLGEMERDCLIAYGASMLIFERLMLSSDPYQVQVCRKCGLLGYYNHKLKTSYCSMCKNGENMAKMRLPYACKLLFQELHAMNVVPRLKLTEV from the exons ATGCCTATTATGCTAAGAAGTTGTGCCTGTATTCTGAATGAAATGGATGAAGCTGAACTAGCAAAATATG GTGAGTGCCCTCTTGATCCTGGTGGCTACTTTGTTGTCAAAGGAACGGAGAAG GTCATTCTAATTCAAGAACAGCTATCAAAGAATCGTATTATTGTTGACACTGATAGCAAAGGAAG GGTGATCGCATCTGTTACCAGTAGCACACATGCAATAAAAAGCAAGACGGTGATTCTTATGGATAAGGGGAAGATTTATCTACAGCTGAATCAGTTCACCAAGCCA ATTCCTATTATAGTGGTGATGAAAGCGATGGGAATGGAAAGTGATCAGGAGACTGTACAAATGGTTGGCAGGGACCCAAGATACGGAGATCTCCTATTTCCATCTATTCAG GAATGTGCTTCAGAGAGAATATATACACGTCAGCAAGCCCTGCAGTACATGGACGAGAAG GTGATGTATCCTGGTGCCACAAATAAGAAG GAAGGTCGGTCAAACTCAATCCTCCATGATGTGTTTATTGCCCATGTGCCG GTTAAAGATGGGAACCTACGACCAAAGTGTATATACACTGCTGTAATGTTAAGGCGCATGATGGACGCAATCTTAAATTCTGACACCTTTGATGATAAG GATTATGTTGGAAATAAGAGATTTGAGCTATCTGGCCAACTAATATCTCTTCTTTTCGAG GATTTATTCAAAACAATGAATTCCCAAGCTGTGGAGCGCATGAATAAAAATAGTGACAAGACTCGCTCTAGTCCTTTGGATTTTAGCCAG TTGATAATGCAAGATACTATTACCTTTGGTTTGGAGAGGGCTATTTCCACAGGAAATTGGGATATTAAACGTTTTAGGATGCATAGGAAAGGTGTATCTCAG GTTCTTTCAAGGCTATCCTACATGGCAACTTTAGGCTACATGACGCGGATAACACCCCAATTTGAGAAGACTCGTAAAACAAGTGGTCCACGTGCTTTGCAGCCTAGTCAG TGGGGTATGCTTTGCCCATGTGATACTCCTGAAGGAGAAGCTTGTGGATTGACAAAAAATTTAGCTTTGCTTTCTCATATCACAACAGACCAAGAGGAGGGCCCACTGATAGATCTG TGTTATAGTCTAGGCGTGGAGGATTTATTGTTTCTATCGTCTGAAGAAATTCATGCGCCGGGTTCATTTTTGGTCATGCTCAATGGATTAATACTGGGGAAACACAAAGATCCTCAG AGGCTTGTTATTGATTTGAGGAATTTACGTCGATCTAACGTAATTGGCGAGTTTGTAAGCATTTTTATTAATGAGAAACAG CGTTGCGTTCACATTGCCTCTGATGGTGGCCGTGTTTGTCGCCCACTTATAATTGCTGATATGGGGatatcaagaatcgatgagactCACATGGCAAAACTGAGG GATGGAAtttatgattttgatgattttctGAGTGGTGGGCTGATTGAATATCTTGACGTCAATGAAGAGAACAATGCACTG ATTGCGTTGTATGAGCACATGGATCAAGATGATGTTGAAAGAAGCAGCATCACACACattgaaatagagccattgagtATCTTAGGGGTTGTATCTGGACTTATTCCATATCCACACCACAACCAATCTCCACGTAATACTTATCAG TGTGCAATGGGTAAGCAAGCGATGGGAAATATTGCATATAATCAG TTGTTCAGAGCAGATTCACTACTGTACTTACTAGTGTATGCACAACGTCCACTTCTAACGACGAAAACTATTGAGTTG GTGGGGTATGATAAACTTGGTGCTGGGCAGAACGCCACTGTTGCTGTCATGGGATATAGTGGTTATGATATTGAAGATGCAATTGTGATGAACAAGTCATCCCTTGATCGAGGGTTTGGCCGTTGCATAGCATTGAAAAA GTACACAGTTTTAAAGGACAACTATGTAGATGGTGTATCGGATAGGATTGTTAAACCCCAAAGAgataaagatggtgttttgatgAAGCAGAATATGAGA GCATTGGATGATGATGGAATTGTCGCACCTGGTCAAATTATTCGCAATCATGATATCTATGTGAACAAGCAAACTCCCATGAACACTTCAAAAGGTATAGGTAGGCCACTGACAGACAG GTGCTACAAGGACTCCCCTGCCATTTACAAAGGTGTTGATGGTGAGACTACTGTCGTAGATCGTGTAATGCTGTGCTCAGATACAAATGATAAGTTGTCCATTAAGTGTATTATTCGTCACACTAGAAGGCcagag GTTGGTGACAAATTCAGTAGCAGACATGGGCAGAAAGGTGTTTGTGGTACTATTATTCAGCAAGAAGACTTCCCCTTCTCTGAGAGAGGAATCTGTCCTGATTTAATCATGAATCCACATGGTTTCCCAAG TCGTATGACAATAGGTAAAATGATCGAACTTCTTGGTGGAAAGGCTGGTGTTTCTTGTGGTCGATTTCACTATGGCAGTGCATTTGGTGAGCCAAGTGGTAATGCTGACAATGTTGCAGACATAAG CTCTTCTCTAATTAAGCACGGCTTCAGCTATGGTGGAAAAGATTTCTTGTACTCAG GAATTCTTGGTCAGCCACTTGAGGCATACATCTTCATGGGGCCAATCTACTATCAGAAACTGAAGCACATG GTTCTTGATAAGATGCATGCTCGAGCTAGTGGACCACGGGTGTTACTGACCAGGCAACCAACTGAGGGGCGAAGCCGTGATGGAG GCTTGCGTCTTGGTGAAATGGAACGTGATTGTTTGATTGCATATGGTGCTAGCATGCTAATATTTGAACGGCTAATGTTGTCAAGTGATCCTTATCAAGTCCAG
- the LOC136525208 gene encoding DNA-directed RNA polymerase III subunit 2-like isoform X3 has product MPLPTYHSVAAPVRKPVDKFALLPAFLKVRGLVKEHIDSFNYFVDKGIKKIVEANNRIEARNDPSIYLRYLDVRVGMPSIYENCNVESITPHLCRLTDRTYSAPIEVDIQYTVGKQHIVKRRDKFIIGYMPIMLRSCACILNEMDEAELAKYGECPLDPGGYFVVKGTEKVILIQEQLSKNRIIVDTDSKGRVIASVTSSTHAIKSKTVILMDKGKIYLQLNQFTKPIPIIVVMKAMGMESDQETVQMVGRDPRYGDLLFPSIQECASERIYTRQQALQYMDEKVMYPGATNKKEGRSNSILHDVFIAHVPVKDGNLRPKCIYTAVMLRRMMDAILNSDTFDDKDYVGNKRFELSGQLISLLFEDLFKTMNSQAVERMNKNSDKTRSSPLDFSQLIMQDTITFGLERAISTGNWDIKRFRMHRKGVSQVLSRLSYMATLGYMTRITPQFEKTRKTSGPRALQPSQWGMLCPCDTPEGEACGLTKNLALLSHITTDQEEGPLIDLCYSLGVEDLLFLSSEEIHAPGSFLVMLNGLILGKHKDPQRLVIDLRNLRRSNVIGEFVSIFINEKQRCVHIASDGGRVCRPLIIADMGISRIDETHMAKLRDGIYDFDDFLSGGLIEYLDVNEENNALIALYEHMDQDDVERSSITHIEIEPLSILGVVSGLIPYPHHNQSPRNTYQCAMGKQAMGNIAYNQLFRADSLLYLLVYAQRPLLTTKTIELVGYDKLGAGQNATVAVMGYSGYDIEDAIVMNKSSLDRGFGRCIALKKYTVLKDNYVDGVSDRIVKPQRDKDGVLMKQNMRALDDDGIVAPGQIIRNHDIYVNKQTPMNTSKGIGRPLTDRCYKDSPAIYKGVDGETTVVDRVMLCSDTNDKLSIKCIIRHTRRPEVGDKFSSRHGQKGVCGTIIQQEDFPFSERGICPDLIMNPHGFPR; this is encoded by the exons ATGCCATTACCGACCTACCATTCGGTGGCAGCGCCGGTCAGGAAGCCTGTCGACAAGTTTGCTCTCCTCCCGGCCTTCCTCAAG GTTAGAGGGCTTGTGAAGGAGCACATTGACTCATTTAACTACTTTGTCGACAAAGGAATCAAGAAGATCGTTGAGGCAAACAATCGAATTGAAGCACGCAATGATCCATCCATTTACCTTAG GTATCTTGATGTGCGTGTTGGCATGCCCTCGATATATGAAAATTGTAACGTTGAATCTATCACACCACATCTTTGTCGCCTTACTGACCGCAC TTATTCTGCTCCTATAGAAGTTGATATCCAATACACTGTTGGAAAGCAGCATATAGTGAAAAGAAGG GATAAGTTTATCATTGGCTACATGCCTATTATGCTAAGAAGTTGTGCCTGTATTCTGAATGAAATGGATGAAGCTGAACTAGCAAAATATG GTGAGTGCCCTCTTGATCCTGGTGGCTACTTTGTTGTCAAAGGAACGGAGAAG GTCATTCTAATTCAAGAACAGCTATCAAAGAATCGTATTATTGTTGACACTGATAGCAAAGGAAG GGTGATCGCATCTGTTACCAGTAGCACACATGCAATAAAAAGCAAGACGGTGATTCTTATGGATAAGGGGAAGATTTATCTACAGCTGAATCAGTTCACCAAGCCA ATTCCTATTATAGTGGTGATGAAAGCGATGGGAATGGAAAGTGATCAGGAGACTGTACAAATGGTTGGCAGGGACCCAAGATACGGAGATCTCCTATTTCCATCTATTCAG GAATGTGCTTCAGAGAGAATATATACACGTCAGCAAGCCCTGCAGTACATGGACGAGAAG GTGATGTATCCTGGTGCCACAAATAAGAAG GAAGGTCGGTCAAACTCAATCCTCCATGATGTGTTTATTGCCCATGTGCCG GTTAAAGATGGGAACCTACGACCAAAGTGTATATACACTGCTGTAATGTTAAGGCGCATGATGGACGCAATCTTAAATTCTGACACCTTTGATGATAAG GATTATGTTGGAAATAAGAGATTTGAGCTATCTGGCCAACTAATATCTCTTCTTTTCGAG GATTTATTCAAAACAATGAATTCCCAAGCTGTGGAGCGCATGAATAAAAATAGTGACAAGACTCGCTCTAGTCCTTTGGATTTTAGCCAG TTGATAATGCAAGATACTATTACCTTTGGTTTGGAGAGGGCTATTTCCACAGGAAATTGGGATATTAAACGTTTTAGGATGCATAGGAAAGGTGTATCTCAG GTTCTTTCAAGGCTATCCTACATGGCAACTTTAGGCTACATGACGCGGATAACACCCCAATTTGAGAAGACTCGTAAAACAAGTGGTCCACGTGCTTTGCAGCCTAGTCAG TGGGGTATGCTTTGCCCATGTGATACTCCTGAAGGAGAAGCTTGTGGATTGACAAAAAATTTAGCTTTGCTTTCTCATATCACAACAGACCAAGAGGAGGGCCCACTGATAGATCTG TGTTATAGTCTAGGCGTGGAGGATTTATTGTTTCTATCGTCTGAAGAAATTCATGCGCCGGGTTCATTTTTGGTCATGCTCAATGGATTAATACTGGGGAAACACAAAGATCCTCAG AGGCTTGTTATTGATTTGAGGAATTTACGTCGATCTAACGTAATTGGCGAGTTTGTAAGCATTTTTATTAATGAGAAACAG CGTTGCGTTCACATTGCCTCTGATGGTGGCCGTGTTTGTCGCCCACTTATAATTGCTGATATGGGGatatcaagaatcgatgagactCACATGGCAAAACTGAGG GATGGAAtttatgattttgatgattttctGAGTGGTGGGCTGATTGAATATCTTGACGTCAATGAAGAGAACAATGCACTG ATTGCGTTGTATGAGCACATGGATCAAGATGATGTTGAAAGAAGCAGCATCACACACattgaaatagagccattgagtATCTTAGGGGTTGTATCTGGACTTATTCCATATCCACACCACAACCAATCTCCACGTAATACTTATCAG TGTGCAATGGGTAAGCAAGCGATGGGAAATATTGCATATAATCAG TTGTTCAGAGCAGATTCACTACTGTACTTACTAGTGTATGCACAACGTCCACTTCTAACGACGAAAACTATTGAGTTG GTGGGGTATGATAAACTTGGTGCTGGGCAGAACGCCACTGTTGCTGTCATGGGATATAGTGGTTATGATATTGAAGATGCAATTGTGATGAACAAGTCATCCCTTGATCGAGGGTTTGGCCGTTGCATAGCATTGAAAAA GTACACAGTTTTAAAGGACAACTATGTAGATGGTGTATCGGATAGGATTGTTAAACCCCAAAGAgataaagatggtgttttgatgAAGCAGAATATGAGA GCATTGGATGATGATGGAATTGTCGCACCTGGTCAAATTATTCGCAATCATGATATCTATGTGAACAAGCAAACTCCCATGAACACTTCAAAAGGTATAGGTAGGCCACTGACAGACAG GTGCTACAAGGACTCCCCTGCCATTTACAAAGGTGTTGATGGTGAGACTACTGTCGTAGATCGTGTAATGCTGTGCTCAGATACAAATGATAAGTTGTCCATTAAGTGTATTATTCGTCACACTAGAAGGCcagag GTTGGTGACAAATTCAGTAGCAGACATGGGCAGAAAGGTGTTTGTGGTACTATTATTCAGCAAGAAGACTTCCCCTTCTCTGAGAGAGGAATCTGTCCTGATTTAATCATGAATCCACATGGTTTCCCAAG GTAA